The following is a genomic window from Bacteroidales bacterium.
CCGCCGTTTTATCCCATAATCCAGGCTGTGCGGCAATAAACGTCTGGTCTACCCGTTGCAGTGAATCATTATCTAATGCGTAATAGTACCGCCCTTCAGGTGTATTTACATAAACTGTCCAGAAAAACATATTGGCCATAATCATGATCCGGTCCTCGTGAAGGTTGACTGGAGGAATATCAACCTTTCTGGGTTGATAAGTAGGAGACTCCAAAATATAGATATACCCTTCCGAGTCGTATAAAAATCCATAAAAACGCTTATCGCTTACCGGTAGCATGGAGAAGTATACCACATCCATACTGTCGCTTACGTGGGTATTACGTATAAAAGGGCGGTCGTTCACCATCTTGATATGAAATAATTGTCCGGTGGCATCCAGTGAAAAATATCCCTCATCATAGGGTTTACGATTGGTCATCAACCCCTGGAGCCATTGGGCCGGAAAAGTATATCTGCGCTTATCCAGTTCGGTAGCAAACAATAGGCTCTTCTCCTTATTTACCCGGTTACTTTCCACATCTACAAATTCGATGTTATCTTTCATCCGGAATACATCTCCCGGAGATTCTATATTTACCCGCTTAGGCATGGATTCATACATGATATATAAGTCCATGGACGGGGTCGACAATTCTTCACAATTGTAACGGTAGGTAAAACTTTTTTGCCGTATCTCAGGCATAGTCACCGCCCGCCCCTGAATACTGTCGGGCATTTTACCGTTGACTGACAGTTGCCGATAATAAAGCATCGGCATGATGGAATCAAATTGTGCATCATTATATAATCTTCCGGAAGCATCCCGCTTAATGGCATTTTTTCCTTCCGTTTCCCTGAAACAGAATTCCTCAATAACGGAACTGTAATACACAAACGGATACTTTTGCGGTGAGGATGTAGCCAATTGTACCAAAGCCGGTACTCCCCACATGAAAACAAGTGTTCCGGTGAGAATAATGGCGATCCTGACGATTTTTTTGTACTTCATTTTTTTAAGCTGTTTAATGACTACTGTTCACCATCTTTAAATCTGGCTGCAGCATAAAAAGAAAAGAGAAAACTAACCACAATAAAACAAATCAGGTATGGAAGAAAAGGAGCATAAGCTCCGGGCAGGGCAGTGTTGTAAAAAAAAGAGATACAACAAGCCGCAATAACAGCATTGAATATGCGTTGACGCCACACCGGCTCCAGGCATATCCATGCTGCGAGCAGATAGGACGCCAATCCTCCAATGAACCATGGTAATGAAGCTTTAAAATTTGCCATGACCAATTCCGGGCAAAAACGAATACCCAGGCCGGATAGCAGGACGACCTCCGACAGGATAAACAAGGCTGCCAGTATAATGATTCCGTATCCAAGCATGTTGGATAATATTTTCGATTCATTCACCGGAAGATGCAATGTCAGTTTCAGCCGTTTATGCTGCATCTCGGGAACAAACTGTACAATAGCCATTAAGATACCTGCAGCCAGAGGCAGATATTTAAAGTATCCGACCAGGATCGCATTATTCTGGATCAAAGATTCCCAAAGGGGAACAGGCCCCAACCGGTACTGTTTACCCACATTCAACAGAATATATATGATCATGGCGGCAAAAACCGGAAGTAATAAAAAAATAAGCCTCCTGGTTTTGATCCATTCTTTATAAAAAATTGAATACATAATCCTTTGTTTTAACATTTCATTTGAATAAGTTGAAAAGTGAGAAAGTTTATAAAGTATGAAAGTCGGAACGTTCATAAAGTTTGAAAGTTTGGGTATCCTACATTACCTTTTTACTCTATAACTTTATGAACTTTTTTACTTTCTCCATTACTCGCTGACGCTCATGAGAACGGCTATCGCCTAAGTTCTCGATTCTCCATTCTCAATTTTTATTAATATTTTCCTGTAAGCCCAATAAACGCGTCTTCCAGTGATAATTTCTCTTCTGCAAGATGTTCTACCACTGCCCCGTTTTTTGTCAATTCTTTTTCCACATCTGCAGCCGAAGAAAAAGAGTAGGTTTCCCAGTGGTTACCTATTTTTTCCGTATGAAAGAGCCGTTCATTTTCCGGAAAATCCGAAGCACCGGAAGTAAAACGGAAGCGCCGGAAATGATCCATGATGTATGACGTGGGTTCATGCAGCAAGATGCGGCCGTAATCCAGAATCATACAGTCGTCGATCAGCAGTTCCATATCCTGAATGATATGGGAAGTAAGAAAGACGGTTTTGTTCTCGGCTGTGATGTATTCCTTCAGATATTCAACGAAAAGACGACGATATCCGGGATCCAGCCCCATGGAAAAATCATCGAGGATGAGCAGATCGGGATCCTGTGCAAAGATCAATCCTAAGGCCACCTGTGAACGTTGTCCGCACGACATGGTACTGATTTTCTGCGTAGGCGTTACCTGCAGTTTTTTCAGTAACTCATAATAAGCTTCCCGCTTCCATTTCGGAAAAAAACGGCCATAAAATTTCTCTATCTGTTCGACATTGAAATAGCTATGTTGCACATGGCCTTCCAGTAACAACCCGATGCGTCCCTTGGTAACCGGTGTCAGATGTTCCATATTTTCACCGAAGATACGGCAGACCCCCGACCGGGGCTTCAGATATCCCGTAAGGATATTGATGATCGTGGTTTTTCCGGTCCCGTTTTTTCCCAGCAAACCCAATATTTTTCCACTGGAAACCTCAAAATTCAGGTTCTCATATATCAGTTTATTCCCGTAATAATGGGTAATATTTTCACATTGAATTACCGGATCCATTTTTTATTGATGATTTAAAAGTATGAAAGTTTATAAAGTATGAAAGTGGGAAAGTTTGGATACCCACACACCCTACATTATTTTTTAACATTACAAGATTATGAACTTTTTGCTTTTTAACATTATGAACTTTTTTATTCTCCATTCTCAATTCTCCATTCTCAATTTTTTATTTACATTCTTATTCCTGCACATATTTCCACTCCCATTGCATATCTGCTTTTATAACTGAGACGGGTAAGGTTCCCTGACACATACCAGGCTGCTTTTTTCTTTATCCGGTATTGGTATTCACATCGTAAATCCACTTTCCAAGGACTTGACCCGAAAATATCCAAATCGGGCAATACAGAAGCGATGAACATGGCATCCGTCATAGGTACTTCTTCCGATGACCGGATATTCGGGTAGTATCCGCCGGATAATTCCACCAGCACGGATGAGCTTTTCATGAAATACTGCATTCCTCCTTTGGCGGAAAGATCCAGATGTGTATACTCCATATGGTAAGCGGGCGAAAGATAACGCTCCTCACTGCTACGTAAGCCCACACCGAGTTGTCCCCACATATTACTGCGCGAACGATACCATTCTTTCAATGCATCTATCCCGATATATCCGGTTTTACGGGTATAGCGGTGGCTTTCGGTCAACAAACGGTAATCATAATATATTTTCCCCGCACCATCATTCCGCTCCACGGTTTCATATACACGCTCTGTACCTTTCCCGTTCCGGTAATCAAGACGTGCT
Proteins encoded in this region:
- a CDS encoding ABC transporter permease; this translates as MYSIFYKEWIKTRRLIFLLLPVFAAMIIYILLNVGKQYRLGPVPLWESLIQNNAILVGYFKYLPLAAGILMAIVQFVPEMQHKRLKLTLHLPVNESKILSNMLGYGIIILAALFILSEVVLLSGLGIRFCPELVMANFKASLPWFIGGLASYLLAAWICLEPVWRQRIFNAVIAACCISFFYNTALPGAYAPFLPYLICFIVVSFLFSFYAAARFKDGEQ
- a CDS encoding ABC transporter ATP-binding protein yields the protein MDPVIQCENITHYYGNKLIYENLNFEVSSGKILGLLGKNGTGKTTIINILTGYLKPRSGVCRIFGENMEHLTPVTKGRIGLLLEGHVQHSYFNVEQIEKFYGRFFPKWKREAYYELLKKLQVTPTQKISTMSCGQRSQVALGLIFAQDPDLLILDDFSMGLDPGYRRLFVEYLKEYITAENKTVFLTSHIIQDMELLIDDCMILDYGRILLHEPTSYIMDHFRRFRFTSGASDFPENERLFHTEKIGNHWETYSFSSAADVEKELTKNGAVVEHLAEEKLSLEDAFIGLTGKY
- a CDS encoding DUF4857 domain-containing protein, with translation MKYKKIVRIAIILTGTLVFMWGVPALVQLATSSPQKYPFVYYSSVIEEFCFRETEGKNAIKRDASGRLYNDAQFDSIMPMLYYRQLSVNGKMPDSIQGRAVTMPEIRQKSFTYRYNCEELSTPSMDLYIMYESMPKRVNIESPGDVFRMKDNIEFVDVESNRVNKEKSLLFATELDKRRYTFPAQWLQGLMTNRKPYDEGYFSLDATGQLFHIKMVNDRPFIRNTHVSDSMDVVYFSMLPVSDKRFYGFLYDSEGYIYILESPTYQPRKVDIPPVNLHEDRIMIMANMFFWTVYVNTPEGRYYYALDNDSLQRVDQTFIAAQPGLWDKTAAWLFPVYLTFEDRDSKYLNPEFHFTSWIAFIMNILAALLFFIFARKKRKCLYLQSGYVLLTGIAGLLSVLIIPDNK